A window of the Pedobacter frigiditerrae genome harbors these coding sequences:
- a CDS encoding adenine phosphoribosyltransferase — MLETRIKQTLRDVADFPKPGIIFKDITPVLKDAALCAEITKALAEQLKDVKIDVVAGIESRGFLFGLALAQVLNVPFVPIRKAGKLPYKTIQQSYDLEYGSATLEVHEDAFTTGQNVLIHDDLLATGGTVVAASKLVSQLQANVIAYSFLISLDFLNGKDRLNLFSPNTFSLVSY; from the coding sequence ATGCTCGAAACTAGAATTAAACAAACTTTACGTGATGTTGCCGATTTTCCAAAGCCAGGAATTATTTTTAAAGACATTACACCAGTGCTAAAAGACGCGGCTTTATGTGCGGAAATCACTAAAGCACTAGCCGAGCAATTAAAAGATGTAAAGATAGATGTTGTTGCGGGTATTGAAAGTCGTGGCTTTTTATTTGGTTTAGCCTTGGCACAGGTATTAAATGTTCCTTTCGTTCCTATTCGTAAAGCTGGAAAATTGCCTTATAAAACCATACAACAAAGCTATGATTTAGAATATGGCAGCGCAACTTTAGAAGTTCACGAAGATGCTTTTACTACAGGACAAAATGTTTTAATTCACGATGATCTGTTAGCAACAGGAGGTACGGTTGTGGCAGCCTCAAAGCTAGTGAGCCAATTGCAAGCAAATGTTATTGCGTATTCTTTTTTAATCAGCTTAGATTTTTTAAACGGTAAGGATAGATTAAATCTCTTCAGTCCAAATACATTTTCTTTGGTAAGTTATTAA
- a CDS encoding lysophospholipid acyltransferase family protein: protein MKIITKQEFAKATKIDKLGVPGLAALLMEVMKLNDINKVFSQNEHFAGLEFVDKILETIGVSIDFDEDDLKNIPKTGGFIAIANHPYGGVEGLALVKLLCTVRPEAKVMVNFILKKIPNLSEFFVAVNPFENVQHSSSISGLKATFDLLQSGTPIGIFPAGEVSTFNLETQEVTDRLWHPVVGKLISRSKVPVVPIYFHGNNGVLFNILSFIHPTLRTAKLPSEFLNKQGLKIKVRIGKPIKIEDISYKKDTNKLLDFLRARTYALGTSLEEEKKLFNPISLFKRKKKPADIVEETDRNLIVKEVEKLTDFRVWEEKNYEVYIVPTASIPNILREIGRLREITFREVGEGTNKKIDLDNYDIYYNHLFIWDKDLQNIVGAYRIGKGDEILDTMGRRGFYLSELFKIKEPFYPILRQGIELGRSWIRKEYQLKPLPLFLLWKGILKYLIDNPQYRYMFGPVSISNNFSKLSKSLIVDYIIKNHFDYELASYVKPKNKFKADLTAIDRDLLVESSDSLKDLDGLIGDIENSHIKIPVLLRQYMNLNAKIICFNIDPKFSDCLDGFLVVDAHKIPAEMLEKIGKNF, encoded by the coding sequence ATGAAGATTATTACTAAACAAGAGTTTGCCAAAGCCACCAAAATAGACAAGTTAGGCGTTCCTGGTCTTGCAGCTTTATTGATGGAAGTAATGAAGTTGAACGACATCAACAAAGTATTTTCTCAGAACGAACATTTTGCCGGATTAGAGTTTGTTGATAAAATATTAGAGACTATTGGCGTATCAATAGATTTTGACGAAGACGATTTAAAAAATATACCCAAAACAGGTGGTTTTATTGCCATTGCCAATCACCCCTATGGTGGCGTAGAAGGTTTGGCCCTAGTTAAGCTTTTATGCACGGTTAGGCCAGAGGCGAAAGTAATGGTTAACTTTATCCTAAAGAAAATACCTAATCTAAGTGAGTTTTTTGTTGCAGTTAATCCTTTTGAAAATGTACAACATTCATCGAGCATTAGTGGCTTAAAAGCTACATTCGATTTACTACAAAGCGGCACCCCTATCGGGATTTTCCCTGCAGGTGAGGTTTCTACCTTCAATTTAGAAACCCAAGAAGTTACAGACAGGCTTTGGCATCCGGTAGTAGGAAAATTGATTTCTCGCTCTAAGGTTCCTGTTGTTCCTATTTATTTTCATGGCAACAATGGGGTTTTATTTAACATCCTGAGCTTTATTCACCCCACATTAAGAACCGCAAAATTACCTTCAGAATTTTTAAATAAACAAGGTTTAAAAATTAAAGTTAGGATTGGAAAACCGATTAAAATTGAAGATATATCTTATAAAAAAGATACCAATAAATTACTTGATTTTTTAAGGGCCAGAACTTATGCATTAGGTACAAGCTTAGAGGAAGAAAAGAAATTATTTAATCCGATTAGTCTTTTTAAAAGAAAGAAAAAACCAGCTGATATAGTTGAAGAAACAGATAGAAACTTAATTGTTAAAGAAGTTGAAAAACTTACAGATTTTAGGGTTTGGGAAGAGAAGAATTACGAAGTTTATATAGTTCCTACGGCAAGTATACCTAACATTTTAAGAGAAATAGGGCGTTTACGTGAAATTACCTTTAGGGAAGTTGGCGAAGGAACAAATAAGAAAATAGATTTAGACAATTACGATATCTATTATAACCATTTATTTATTTGGGATAAGGATTTACAAAATATTGTAGGTGCTTATCGAATTGGAAAAGGTGATGAAATTTTAGATACCATGGGCCGTAGAGGCTTTTACTTATCTGAATTGTTTAAGATTAAAGAACCTTTTTATCCTATATTAAGACAAGGAATTGAATTGGGCCGCTCGTGGATTAGGAAAGAGTACCAATTAAAACCACTACCATTATTTTTACTGTGGAAAGGTATTTTGAAATACCTGATTGATAATCCACAATACCGATATATGTTTGGTCCAGTAAGTATCAGCAATAATTTCTCTAAGCTATCTAAATCTTTAATAGTAGATTATATTATTAAAAACCATTTCGACTATGAGCTGGCATCTTATGTAAAACCAAAGAATAAATTTAAGGCCGACCTTACTGCTATTGATAGGGATTTATTGGTAGAAAGTAGTGATTCATTAAAAGACCTAGACGGTTTGATTGGAGATATTGAAAACTCACACATCAAAATCCCAGTTTTGCTTCGTCAGTATATGAATTTAAATGCCAAAATTATTTGCTTTAACATTGATCCTAAATTTTCTGATTGTTTAGATGGATTTTTAGTGGTTGATGCACATAAGATTCCTGCAGAAATGCTGGAGAAGATTGGGAAGAATTTCTAG
- a CDS encoding acyl-CoA dehydrogenase family protein, which produces MNTGFSFRLAENQEIIKQMVSDFAEKHIRPNVMEWDEVQHFPIEIFKQLGDLGLMGVLVPEIYGGSGFGYQEYVDVIVEVSKVCGSIGLSLAAHNSLCTGHILAFGSEEQKMKWLPKLATAEWIGAWGLTEANTGSDALRMRTTAVLEGDEYVINGAKNWITHGKSGDVAVVMVRTGEAGSAKGISAIVVERGTPGFSAGKKENKLGMRASETTEMIFDNCRVPKENLLGVEGEGFKQAMKVLDGGRISIAALSLGIAKGAYLAAVGYAKERHQFGVPISSFQGISFKLADMATEIEAAELLIRQAADLKNRHLPMTKESAMAKYYASEVAVRCATEAVQIFGGYGYTKDFPVEKFYRDSKLCTIGEGTSEIQKIVIAREILK; this is translated from the coding sequence ATGAACACAGGCTTTAGCTTTAGATTAGCCGAAAATCAAGAAATCATTAAACAAATGGTCAGCGATTTCGCTGAAAAACACATCCGTCCAAACGTAATGGAATGGGATGAAGTACAACACTTTCCAATAGAAATTTTTAAACAACTGGGCGACCTCGGTTTGATGGGTGTTTTAGTTCCAGAAATCTATGGTGGTTCAGGCTTTGGCTACCAAGAATATGTAGATGTTATTGTAGAAGTTTCTAAAGTTTGCGGCTCAATTGGCCTTTCTTTAGCGGCTCATAATTCACTTTGTACCGGACACATACTTGCTTTTGGCAGTGAAGAACAAAAAATGAAGTGGTTACCAAAATTGGCAACTGCAGAATGGATTGGTGCTTGGGGCTTAACCGAAGCAAACACAGGTTCTGATGCTTTGCGTATGCGTACTACTGCAGTTTTAGAAGGCGATGAATATGTTATTAACGGTGCTAAAAACTGGATTACCCACGGTAAATCTGGAGATGTAGCTGTAGTAATGGTTCGCACTGGAGAAGCAGGTAGTGCAAAAGGTATTTCAGCAATCGTTGTAGAACGAGGAACGCCAGGTTTCTCGGCAGGCAAAAAAGAAAACAAATTAGGTATGCGTGCTTCAGAAACCACAGAGATGATTTTTGATAACTGTCGTGTGCCCAAAGAAAATTTATTGGGTGTAGAGGGCGAGGGCTTTAAACAAGCTATGAAAGTTTTAGATGGTGGTCGTATTTCTATTGCAGCTTTATCTTTAGGCATTGCAAAAGGCGCTTATCTCGCTGCGGTTGGTTATGCAAAAGAACGTCATCAGTTTGGAGTGCCTATTTCTAGTTTCCAAGGTATTAGTTTCAAATTGGCAGATATGGCTACAGAAATTGAAGCGGCAGAACTATTAATTCGTCAAGCTGCCGATTTAAAGAACAGGCATTTACCCATGACAAAAGAATCGGCGATGGCAAAATATTATGCATCTGAAGTTGCAGTGAGATGCGCTACAGAAGCTGTACAGATATTTGGCGGTTATGGTTATACCAAAGATTTTCCAGTAGAGAAATTCTATCGCGATAGTAAATTATGTACAATTGGGGAGGGAACTTCAGAAATCCAAAAAATTGTAATTGCTAGGGAGATTCTTAAGTAA
- a CDS encoding dihydrofolate reductase family protein, translated as MRKLIIQEWLSIDGYAADEKGSTDFFGSSEMSADSDQDILEGMENIDAILLGANTYKLFVEFWPTADSDKEIIANRLNETQKIIFSNSLKKVEWGKWNNAKLQRGDAVEELKKLKQQNGKNLVLWGSLSLTRSLLAKNLIDEIQIRTVPIILGKGLRLFGESEQIKFETAAIKQYDSGITLVEYKLKPQA; from the coding sequence ATGAGAAAATTAATTATTCAAGAATGGCTATCCATTGATGGTTATGCTGCTGATGAAAAAGGCTCAACTGATTTTTTTGGTTCGTCTGAAATGAGTGCAGATTCTGATCAAGATATCTTAGAGGGAATGGAAAATATAGATGCCATTTTGTTAGGGGCAAATACCTATAAATTATTTGTCGAGTTTTGGCCAACGGCCGATTCTGACAAGGAAATCATTGCCAATCGCTTAAATGAAACCCAAAAAATCATCTTTTCCAATTCACTGAAAAAAGTAGAATGGGGAAAATGGAATAACGCTAAATTACAGAGAGGAGACGCAGTAGAAGAACTAAAAAAGTTAAAACAACAAAATGGAAAAAACCTTGTTTTATGGGGAAGTCTTTCATTGACAAGATCACTACTAGCAAAAAATCTAATAGATGAAATTCAAATTAGAACTGTACCGATTATTTTAGGTAAAGGATTACGGCTTTTTGGTGAATCGGAGCAGATAAAATTTGAAACCGCAGCAATAAAACAATATGATTCAGGAATTACGCTTGTGGAATATAAATTGAAGCCACAAGCGTAA
- a CDS encoding ComEA family DNA-binding protein, translating into MLNIKTWLNNYFGFTKREYNGLLALMASLLLVSVLPYFYSIYFVKSSFVSNEEEIALKELILVNQQEPSYYSKIRNQIEDSEATPATLFKFDPNKIDVAQWQKLGLSAKQAQSIVNYRNKGGKFYKPEDLQKMYTITPEKYQALLPYIEIENTSFTNKFEKKTYPEATAYAKKELVIVEINGADTLQLDEIKGVGAAFARRIANYRSKLGGFYKKEQLLEVYGLDSVKFAEIKDQVRIDIANIKKININTAEFEDLKNHPYLKYKQINAIVQYRKQHGKFNSVDDLKKVAILTPQIIQNLVPYLTF; encoded by the coding sequence ATGCTAAATATTAAAACTTGGTTAAATAACTACTTTGGCTTTACAAAGCGAGAGTATAACGGATTGCTAGCTTTAATGGCTAGTTTATTGCTAGTAAGTGTGTTGCCCTATTTTTACAGTATTTATTTCGTAAAATCTTCATTTGTGTCAAATGAAGAAGAAATAGCTTTAAAAGAACTAATCTTAGTAAACCAACAAGAGCCTTCTTATTACTCAAAAATTCGTAACCAGATTGAAGATAGTGAAGCAACACCTGCAACTCTTTTCAAATTTGACCCTAATAAAATTGATGTTGCCCAATGGCAAAAACTTGGTCTTTCAGCTAAGCAAGCTCAATCAATCGTTAATTATAGAAATAAAGGTGGCAAGTTTTACAAACCGGAAGATTTGCAGAAAATGTATACTATTACTCCAGAGAAATATCAAGCTTTGCTACCTTATATAGAAATAGAAAACACTAGTTTCACAAATAAATTCGAGAAGAAAACTTATCCAGAAGCAACTGCTTACGCTAAAAAGGAATTAGTTATTGTAGAAATAAATGGGGCAGATACCTTACAGTTAGATGAAATTAAGGGAGTAGGAGCTGCTTTTGCCAGAAGAATAGCGAACTATAGAAGTAAGCTAGGTGGTTTTTATAAGAAAGAACAGCTTTTAGAAGTTTACGGATTGGATAGTGTAAAGTTTGCTGAAATTAAAGACCAAGTTAGAATTGACATTGCTAATATTAAGAAAATCAATATTAATACAGCTGAATTTGAAGATTTGAAAAATCATCCCTACCTAAAATATAAACAGATAAATGCGATAGTTCAATATAGAAAACAACACGGAAAATTTAATAGCGTTGATGATTTAAAGAAAGTAGCTATCTTAACGCCACAAATCATTCAAAACTTAGTACCTTATCTCACTTTCTAA